The following proteins come from a genomic window of Flavobacteriaceae bacterium MAR_2010_188:
- a CDS encoding adenosine kinase — translation MKKQLKIAVVGPIPNDTIKTYKGDTVTKYGCVTHPTIALAKLLAGEGEVIPVAHIHKKDKPGITKLFADYDNINTSGIFTEKDQGTDIELIFIDQNNRVETQLSNMHPITASEIEPFLDADCFVFVPITDFEIELEALKIIKSKSKAPIVFDAHGPTTYVNEHGKRHRQYWKDIDQWLPYIDILKMNLEESQCSWFDKDYEDDDEIYDENNTDHLGEFAKHILDSGVTALYVTLDSRGCVIYTKDQGVIKKDFVKSVPVTDVIDTTGCGDSFAGGLAFGLTKYNDFIKAAHFANALGALRTQGKGFDVFKSLLDTEKLIAKNYI, via the coding sequence ATGAAAAAACAATTAAAGATTGCCGTAGTTGGCCCAATACCGAACGATACAATAAAAACTTATAAAGGCGACACTGTCACTAAATATGGCTGTGTAACCCATCCCACCATTGCATTGGCAAAGTTGCTTGCAGGTGAAGGTGAAGTAATCCCCGTGGCACATATCCACAAGAAGGATAAGCCCGGCATCACTAAGTTATTCGCTGACTACGACAATATTAATACCTCTGGAATCTTTACAGAAAAGGATCAAGGCACGGATATAGAACTGATATTTATCGATCAGAACAATCGGGTTGAAACCCAACTATCTAATATGCATCCCATAACCGCTAGCGAAATAGAACCATTCTTAGACGCGGATTGTTTTGTTTTCGTACCAATTACCGATTTTGAAATAGAATTGGAAGCGCTTAAAATCATAAAGTCTAAATCTAAAGCCCCAATTGTTTTTGATGCCCACGGGCCGACCACTTACGTGAACGAACATGGCAAACGTCACCGACAATACTGGAAAGATATTGATCAATGGCTGCCTTATATCGATATCTTAAAAATGAATCTTGAAGAATCCCAATGTAGTTGGTTCGACAAAGATTATGAAGATGATGATGAGATTTATGATGAAAATAATACGGACCACTTGGGAGAATTTGCCAAGCATATTTTAGATTCTGGAGTTACTGCTCTGTACGTTACCTTAGATTCTCGCGGATGCGTAATCTATACTAAAGACCAAGGGGTAATCAAAAAAGACTTTGTAAAATCCGTGCCAGTTACCGATGTTATAGATACTACTGGTTGTGGAGATTCATTTGCTGGCGGATTAGCATTTGGACTTACAAAATACAACGATTTCATAAAGGCCGCACATTTCGCGAACGCTCTTGGCGCTTTAAGGACACAAGGCAAAGGATTTGATGTTTTTAAATCCTTGCTGGACACAGAAAAACTTATTGCAAAGAATTACATTTAA
- a CDS encoding pyrroloquinoline quinone biosynthesis protein B, with protein MRVRRFQLLCLISFSILMGCVSTSKTILDNSSQQYITVLGIAQDAGYPHINNPAEFRNLKDNKISRELVVSLGLVDQAEKKKWLFEATPDMPEQLYNLENKSFKSKNVIDGIFLTHAHIGHYTGLMYFGREAMGAKEIPVYAMPKMKTFLEENEPWKQLSTLNNIQIQTIYPNSSLNISPNLMVTPILVPHRDEFSETVAYKIQGPKKLLLFIPDINKWNLWEKNIQDELKNVDYALIDATFFEDGEIPRPMSEVPHPFIMETIELFAEESVQTRSKIYFIHLNHSNPALNIKSDKRKYVEGLGFKFAFEGQIFPLD; from the coding sequence ATGCGTGTGAGACGTTTTCAATTACTATGCCTAATATCCTTTTCAATTTTGATGGGATGCGTCTCAACTTCAAAAACCATTCTCGATAATTCATCCCAACAATATATAACTGTTTTAGGAATTGCACAAGATGCCGGCTATCCACATATTAATAATCCGGCGGAATTCAGGAATCTAAAAGATAATAAAATATCTAGAGAATTGGTAGTAAGTTTGGGTCTAGTTGATCAAGCCGAAAAAAAGAAATGGTTATTTGAAGCTACTCCAGATATGCCTGAACAACTCTATAATCTTGAAAATAAATCTTTTAAATCTAAAAATGTTATTGATGGGATTTTCTTAACCCACGCTCACATTGGACATTACACAGGTCTTATGTATTTTGGGAGAGAGGCGATGGGAGCAAAGGAAATTCCTGTTTATGCGATGCCAAAAATGAAAACTTTTTTGGAGGAGAACGAACCTTGGAAGCAATTATCTACCTTAAATAACATTCAAATTCAGACAATTTACCCGAATTCTAGCTTGAATATTTCCCCAAATTTAATGGTTACTCCGATTCTTGTTCCGCATCGTGACGAGTTTTCAGAAACCGTGGCTTATAAGATTCAAGGTCCCAAGAAATTACTTCTCTTTATTCCAGATATCAACAAATGGAATTTATGGGAAAAGAATATTCAGGATGAATTGAAAAACGTTGATTATGCTTTAATCGATGCTACCTTTTTTGAAGACGGGGAAATACCGCGACCGATGAGCGAAGTGCCGCATCCATTCATCATGGAGACGATAGAACTTTTTGCTGAAGAATCCGTACAAACCCGGTCCAAGATTTATTTTATTCATCTTAACCACTCAAATCCTGCCTTAAATATTAAGAGTGATAAAAGAAAATATGTTGAAGGTTTGGGCTTTAAATTTGCATTTGAAGGTCAAATTTTTCCTTTGGATTAA
- a CDS encoding methylmalonyl-CoA mutase — protein MTQSEPYKPKNKIRIVTAASLFDGHDAAINIMRRIIQSTGVEVIHLGHDRSVEEVVNTAIQEDANAIAMTSYQGGHNEYFKYMYDLLKEKGASHIKIFGGGGGVILPEEIKELMDYGITRIYSPDDGRQLGLQGMINDLVEQSDTSDKLTFPKDKKINGELKEKDVNTIARLITIAENEHERFDEIFQSNNTVKNDEVSPVVLGITGTGGAGKSSLVDELVRRFLIDFPEKTIGIISVDPSKRKTGGALLGDRIRMNAINSPRVYMRSLATRQSNLALSKHVNEAIDVLKAAEYDLIILETSGIGQSDTEIIEHSDVSLYVMTPEFGAATQLEKIDMLDFADLVAINKFDKRGSLDALRDVKKQYMRNNHLWDTPQDQLPVYGTIASQFNDPGMNALYRAVMDKISEKTESKLNSHFKGTNELSEKIFIIPPARTRYLSEIAENNRAYDKTALQQVEVAQNLYAIYKTLESVSGIMLSLSKHGIEDKGLRQAQTDTETDTNKDLIKMLIAEFDRVKLNLDPLNWETIKGWSDKVNRYQEPVYKFEVRGKEIKIETHTESLSHLQIPKVALPKYKAWGDLLKWNLQENVPGEFPYTAGLYPFKRTGEDPTRMFAGEGGPERTNRRFHYVSMGLPAKRLSTAFDSVTLYGNDPDYRPDIYGKIGNAGVSICCLDDAKKLYSGFNLADKMTSVSMTINGPAPMLLGFFMNAAIDQQCEIYIKDNGLENEVEKTLKEFYGDSERPQYYGEIPEGNNGLGLMLLGITGDKVLSPEVYEKIKHDTITQVRGTVQADILKEDQAQNTCIFSTEFALRLMGDVQEYFIENKVRNFYSVSISGYHIAEAGANPISQLAFTLSNGFTYVEYYLSRGMDIDKFGPNLSFFFSNGIDPEYAVIGRVARRIWSKALKNKYGANSRAQMLKYHIQTSGRSLHAQEIDFNDIRTTLQALYAIYDNCNSLHTNAYDEAITTPTEESVRRAMAIQLIINKELGLAKNENPIQGAFIIEELTDLVEEAVLLEFDRITERGGVLGAMETMYQRSKIQEESLYYETLKHNGEFPIIGVNTFLSSKGSPTIQPKEVIRATEEEKQLQIKTLKNLHEAFNTDEILENLQERAIKNENIFEALMEVCKVCSLGQITNALFEVGGQYRRNM, from the coding sequence ATGACTCAATCTGAACCTTACAAGCCAAAAAATAAAATCCGTATCGTAACGGCGGCCTCCCTTTTTGATGGGCACGATGCTGCCATAAATATTATGAGAAGGATAATCCAATCTACTGGAGTGGAGGTAATTCATTTGGGACATGACCGAAGTGTTGAAGAAGTCGTGAATACTGCGATACAAGAAGATGCAAATGCTATTGCGATGACGTCTTATCAAGGAGGTCATAATGAGTATTTTAAATATATGTACGACCTGCTCAAGGAAAAAGGAGCAAGTCATATTAAGATTTTCGGCGGCGGCGGCGGCGTAATTCTTCCTGAAGAAATAAAAGAGTTGATGGACTATGGGATTACAAGGATTTATTCTCCTGACGATGGACGCCAATTGGGTTTGCAAGGGATGATCAATGATTTGGTGGAGCAATCTGATACTAGCGATAAACTCACATTCCCGAAGGATAAAAAAATCAACGGAGAACTAAAGGAAAAGGATGTTAATACCATTGCGCGACTTATTACGATAGCAGAAAACGAACATGAACGCTTCGACGAAATTTTTCAGTCTAACAATACCGTTAAAAATGATGAAGTTTCCCCAGTTGTACTTGGAATTACCGGAACCGGTGGTGCAGGAAAATCTAGCCTTGTCGATGAATTAGTAAGGAGGTTTTTAATAGATTTTCCGGAGAAAACAATCGGGATTATTTCCGTGGATCCATCAAAACGTAAAACAGGTGGAGCATTGCTTGGAGATAGGATTAGGATGAATGCTATAAATTCTCCACGTGTTTATATGAGAAGTTTGGCCACTCGACAATCTAACTTGGCACTTTCCAAACACGTCAATGAAGCAATCGACGTGCTAAAAGCTGCGGAATATGATTTGATTATTCTAGAGACTTCGGGAATTGGGCAGTCAGATACCGAGATTATAGAACATAGCGATGTCTCTCTTTATGTGATGACGCCAGAATTTGGTGCAGCTACCCAACTCGAAAAAATCGATATGTTGGACTTTGCCGATTTGGTGGCGATAAATAAGTTCGATAAACGTGGTTCTCTAGATGCGTTACGAGACGTAAAAAAACAATATATGCGTAACAACCATCTTTGGGATACTCCGCAAGACCAACTTCCTGTTTATGGTACCATCGCTTCTCAATTCAACGACCCAGGAATGAACGCTCTTTACCGTGCGGTGATGGACAAGATTTCTGAAAAAACAGAATCCAAGCTAAATTCGCATTTTAAAGGCACCAATGAACTCAGTGAAAAAATCTTTATTATTCCTCCAGCACGGACACGTTACCTTTCTGAGATTGCAGAAAATAATCGAGCTTATGATAAAACAGCTCTTCAGCAGGTAGAGGTTGCGCAGAACCTTTATGCTATTTATAAAACCTTGGAATCTGTTTCCGGGATCATGCTGAGCTTGTCGAAGCATGGGATTGAAGATAAGGGTCTTCGACAGGCTCAGACCGACACTGAGACTGATACTAATAAAGATTTAATTAAAATGTTGATTGCTGAGTTCGACCGAGTGAAACTCAATTTGGATCCACTCAATTGGGAAACAATCAAGGGATGGTCAGATAAAGTAAATCGATACCAAGAGCCGGTATATAAATTTGAAGTAAGGGGAAAAGAAATAAAGATAGAAACACATACCGAATCACTTTCGCATCTGCAGATTCCAAAGGTTGCTCTTCCAAAATATAAAGCTTGGGGCGATCTTTTAAAGTGGAATCTTCAAGAGAATGTACCGGGTGAATTTCCTTATACCGCTGGTCTTTATCCATTTAAAAGAACCGGTGAAGATCCTACTAGGATGTTTGCGGGCGAGGGTGGGCCAGAAAGAACCAACCGACGTTTTCATTATGTGAGTATGGGGCTTCCGGCAAAACGACTTTCAACTGCTTTTGATAGCGTTACTCTCTATGGAAATGATCCGGATTATAGACCTGACATCTATGGAAAAATCGGAAATGCAGGTGTTTCGATTTGCTGTTTAGACGACGCCAAAAAATTATATTCTGGTTTTAATTTGGCCGATAAAATGACTTCGGTGAGTATGACCATTAACGGTCCGGCACCGATGTTACTCGGATTTTTTATGAACGCTGCAATCGACCAGCAATGTGAAATCTATATTAAGGATAATGGCTTAGAAAATGAGGTTGAAAAAACATTAAAAGAGTTTTACGGAGATTCTGAAAGACCTCAATATTATGGAGAAATCCCAGAAGGAAATAATGGTTTGGGACTCATGCTCTTAGGAATTACAGGTGATAAAGTGTTGTCCCCCGAGGTTTATGAAAAGATAAAACATGATACGATAACACAAGTACGAGGTACGGTTCAGGCTGATATATTAAAAGAAGATCAAGCGCAGAATACCTGTATATTCTCAACTGAATTTGCCTTAAGATTAATGGGAGATGTGCAAGAATATTTTATTGAGAATAAGGTTAGGAATTTTTATTCGGTTTCGATTTCTGGTTATCATATAGCCGAAGCAGGAGCAAATCCTATTTCACAATTGGCATTTACACTTTCCAACGGTTTTACTTATGTTGAATATTATCTAAGCCGTGGGATGGACATCGATAAATTCGGACCTAATCTTTCCTTTTTCTTTTCAAATGGAATTGATCCGGAATATGCAGTGATTGGAAGGGTGGCAAGACGGATTTGGTCCAAGGCATTAAAAAACAAGTATGGCGCAAATTCTCGTGCTCAAATGCTAAAATACCATATACAGACTTCAGGTCGAAGCTTGCACGCCCAAGAAATCGATTTTAATGATATCCGTACGACACTTCAAGCGCTTTACGCGATTTATGATAACTGTAATTCTCTTCATACCAATGCTTACGACGAGGCCATTACTACGCCAACTGAAGAATCGGTAAGACGCGCAATGGCAATTCAGCTTATAATCAATAAGGAGCTTGGTCTAGCTAAAAATGAAAATCCGATTCAAGGCGCTTTTATTATTGAAGAACTGACCGATTTGGTCGAAGAGGCCGTGCTTTTAGAATTTGATAGGATTACCGAAAGAGGAGGAGTTCTTGGAGCAATGGAAACGATGTACCAACGCAGCAAAATTCAAGAAGAGAGTCTTTATTATGAAACCTTAAAGCATAATGGTGAATTTCCTATAATTGGGGTGAATACATTTTTGAGTTCTAAAGGTTCACCGACCATTCAGCCAAAAGAAGTTATACGTGCCACTGAAGAAGAAAAGCAACTTCAAATTAAAACCTTAAAAAATCTTCACGAGGCGTTTAATACAGATGAAATTTTGGAGAATCTTCAAGAACGTGCGATAAAAAACGAAAATATTTTTGAAGCGCTGATGGAAGTTTGTAAAGTTTGTTCCTTGGGACAAATAACGAATGCTTTATTTGAGGTAGGCGGACAGTATAGAAGAAATATGTAA
- a CDS encoding Lrp/AsnC family transcriptional regulator, leucine-responsive regulatory protein, with protein sequence MNIDELNWKILTCLQSNARQSNAEIGRRVGISSPAVAERIRKMEDLGVIDSYKTIVSPFEVGYQLKAIITLKAFMGKLKPFLEKVKTFREVLDCYRITGNENIVMIVVLNNHVHLERFIDQLITYGETKTQIVLSSVINNNPISKKQPIAQPFANP encoded by the coding sequence ATGAATATAGACGAACTTAACTGGAAGATTCTGACCTGCCTGCAGAGCAATGCCAGACAATCGAACGCCGAAATTGGCCGCAGGGTGGGGATTTCCTCTCCGGCTGTTGCGGAGAGAATCAGAAAAATGGAAGACCTTGGAGTTATTGACAGCTATAAGACAATAGTCTCGCCATTTGAAGTGGGTTATCAGCTAAAAGCGATTATAACCTTAAAAGCCTTTATGGGAAAATTAAAACCCTTTTTAGAAAAAGTAAAAACCTTTAGAGAAGTTCTGGATTGTTACCGAATAACCGGAAATGAGAATATCGTGATGATCGTGGTTCTTAATAATCACGTGCATTTAGAGCGTTTTATAGACCAATTAATCACCTACGGAGAAACCAAGACCCAGATTGTGCTTTCTTCTGTAATCAACAATAACCCGATTTCAAAAAAACAACCCATCGCTCAGCCATTCGCTAACCCGTAA